A window of Rhabdothermincola salaria contains these coding sequences:
- a CDS encoding AI-2E family transporter — MPTDEPSPRTLPVPPRLTWLAAVAIRLLAIGAAVFVLGVVLWRLKIVVVPIFVALFLSTVLAPPAVALRRRGIPPLPATALVFLGLAGILALVGVVIVPPFVDQFAELGDATSAALDDLRTWLQTGPLEMAEGDIDELVESAQAQISERQDELATGAIAGASVAAEVAVGAVLTLVLTFFFVKDGDRMLRFGLDQMSAGTAADLRAIGQRAWRTLTGYFQGVTIDGVVEGVLIGTGLAVLGVPLALPLGVITFFGGYFPLVGAVVAGALAAAVALVTQGFVTALIVIALALIVQNVVTNLIDPLVMARTVKLHPVVILVAVTTGGVLGGIIGAFVAVPVAAVSFEVVDYFHNVKNPRRRSVPETETPPGDGG; from the coding sequence GTGCCGACCGACGAACCCAGCCCCCGCACCCTGCCCGTCCCCCCGCGCCTGACCTGGCTGGCGGCGGTGGCCATCCGGCTCCTCGCCATTGGGGCGGCGGTGTTCGTGCTCGGGGTCGTGCTGTGGCGGCTCAAGATCGTGGTCGTCCCGATCTTCGTGGCGCTGTTCCTCTCCACCGTGCTCGCTCCCCCGGCCGTGGCGTTGCGTCGCCGCGGCATTCCGCCGTTGCCGGCGACCGCCCTCGTCTTCCTCGGCCTGGCCGGCATCCTGGCCCTCGTCGGTGTGGTCATCGTGCCGCCCTTCGTGGACCAGTTCGCCGAGCTGGGCGACGCCACCTCCGCCGCGCTCGACGACCTGCGCACCTGGTTGCAGACCGGTCCTCTGGAGATGGCCGAGGGCGACATCGACGAGCTGGTCGAGTCGGCTCAGGCCCAGATCTCCGAACGCCAGGACGAGCTGGCCACCGGGGCCATCGCCGGGGCCAGCGTGGCGGCCGAGGTGGCCGTCGGCGCCGTGTTGACCCTGGTGCTGACGTTCTTCTTCGTCAAGGACGGCGACCGGATGCTCCGCTTCGGCCTCGACCAGATGAGCGCCGGGACCGCCGCCGATCTGCGGGCGATCGGGCAGCGGGCCTGGCGCACCCTCACCGGCTACTTCCAGGGGGTGACCATCGACGGCGTGGTGGAGGGGGTCCTGATCGGCACCGGCCTGGCCGTGCTCGGGGTGCCCCTCGCCCTGCCGCTCGGGGTCATCACCTTCTTCGGTGGCTACTTCCCGCTGGTCGGGGCCGTGGTCGCCGGGGCCCTGGCCGCGGCCGTGGCCCTCGTCACCCAGGGGTTCGTCACCGCCCTCATCGTGATCGCCCTGGCGCTGATCGTGCAGAACGTGGTGACCAACCTCATCGATCCCCTCGTGATGGCCAGGACCGTGAAGCTGCATCCGGTGGTCATCCTCGTGGCGGTGACGACGGGAGGGGTCCTGGGCGGCATCATCGGGGCCTTCGTGGCCGTGCCGGTCGCCGCCGTCAGCTTCGAGGTCGTCGACTACTTCCACAACGTCAAGAACCCACGGCGGCGCTCGGTGCCCGAGACCGAGACGCCCCCGGGAGACGGCGGCTAG
- a CDS encoding enoyl-CoA hydratase/isomerase family protein produces the protein MAHDDRGLHVRLEAPLTRLTLDRPASLNSLDDGIRLALREVLTELEDRPDIRVVLLDGAGRAFSAGADLRATAYPPIEGDWSTRRHRAGTWQRLLDQLERVPQATVARLHGHVVGGAALLAAAFDIRVASADTRLRIPELAIGIPLTWAGLPRLIREVGLPLTRDWVMSGRVVLAEELSRSGFAQRVAAPEDLDDAVEACIGELLAMPPAALAMTRSMTAALGRTTPGMAAAWGDADHQQWAFTEHEYHDAVRAYVDGLRG, from the coding sequence ATGGCTCACGACGATCGCGGCCTGCACGTCCGCCTCGAGGCGCCGCTCACCCGGCTGACGCTCGACCGGCCGGCGTCGCTCAACTCCCTCGACGACGGCATCCGACTGGCCCTGCGCGAGGTCCTCACCGAGCTCGAGGACCGGCCCGACATCCGGGTGGTCCTCCTCGACGGGGCCGGGCGGGCGTTCTCCGCCGGCGCCGACCTGCGCGCCACCGCCTATCCCCCCATCGAGGGCGACTGGTCGACCCGGCGACACCGGGCCGGCACCTGGCAACGGCTGCTCGACCAGCTCGAGCGCGTCCCCCAGGCCACCGTCGCCCGCCTGCACGGCCACGTGGTGGGAGGCGCGGCACTCCTGGCCGCCGCGTTCGACATCCGCGTGGCCTCGGCCGACACCCGCCTGCGCATTCCGGAGCTGGCCATCGGCATCCCCCTCACCTGGGCCGGTCTGCCCCGCCTGATCCGAGAGGTGGGGCTGCCCCTCACCCGTGACTGGGTGATGTCCGGGCGGGTCGTGCTCGCCGAGGAGCTCTCGCGGAGCGGCTTCGCCCAACGGGTCGCGGCGCCGGAGGACCTCGACGACGCCGTGGAGGCCTGCATCGGCGAGCTGCTGGCCATGCCCCCGGCCGCGCTGGCCATGACCCGCTCGATGACCGCCGCGCTCGGACGGACGACACCGGGGATGGCGGCCGCCTGGGGCGACGCCGATCACCAGCAGTGGGCCTTCACCGAGCACGAGTACCACGACGCGGTGCGGGCCTACGTCGACGGGCTCCGTGGCTGA
- a CDS encoding cation:proton antiporter: MSDPFYLTAAVLAVAAVVGLLANRLRQPLIVAFIAVGILVGPSVLGWVQDAEPLELFAEIGIAVLLFLVGLKLDLRLVRATGSVALVTGLGQVAFTSIVGFGLAMLLGMDATTALYVGIALTFSSTIIVVKLLSDKREIDELHGRIALGFLIVQDIVVVLVMIVLSSFGGDSDRSLAADLGITLASGLGFVVGLAIAMRWVLPWVLHRLAASQELLLVGAVAWAVSLAALGDLLGFSTEVGAFLAGFALASTSFRDAISSSLTPLRDFLLLFFFIELGSQLDFSTIGSQVPAALVLSAFVLIGNPVIVLIIMGVMGYRRRVGFLAGLTVAQISEFSLIFVALGLTLGHIGNETVGLVTLVGLVTIGLSTYMILYSHPLYDRLAPYLRIFERAKPSQGDEPEGDEPVDVVVYGYGRYGRNLAWRLADGGHRVLVVDWDPQAAAEVTEHAGLDVVFGDAEDNTYPSNLPLSTARVVVSTVARVESNRILAKALRRWGFDGTVAVTAHTTTDAEALDRDLPEADLVLRPFHDASEVATAELIALLHEPGGHAAHQRDAEEAGSA; this comes from the coding sequence ATGAGCGATCCCTTCTACCTCACCGCGGCGGTGCTGGCGGTCGCGGCAGTCGTCGGGCTGCTGGCGAACCGGTTGCGCCAGCCGCTGATCGTGGCCTTCATCGCGGTGGGCATCCTCGTGGGCCCCTCGGTGCTGGGATGGGTCCAGGACGCCGAACCGCTCGAGCTCTTCGCCGAGATCGGCATCGCGGTCCTCCTGTTCCTGGTCGGGCTCAAGCTCGACCTCCGCCTGGTGCGCGCCACGGGGTCGGTCGCGCTGGTGACCGGGCTCGGTCAGGTGGCGTTCACGTCGATCGTCGGCTTCGGCCTGGCGATGCTGCTGGGCATGGACGCGACCACCGCGCTCTACGTGGGGATCGCGCTCACGTTCTCGTCGACGATCATCGTGGTCAAGCTGCTGTCGGACAAGCGCGAGATCGACGAGCTCCACGGGCGCATCGCCTTGGGCTTCCTGATCGTGCAGGACATCGTGGTGGTCCTGGTCATGATCGTCTTGTCGTCCTTCGGTGGCGACAGCGACCGCAGCCTCGCCGCCGACCTCGGCATCACGCTGGCCAGCGGGCTCGGCTTCGTGGTCGGGCTGGCCATCGCCATGCGATGGGTCCTCCCCTGGGTCCTCCACCGCCTGGCGGCGTCCCAGGAGCTGCTGTTGGTGGGGGCCGTCGCCTGGGCGGTCTCGCTGGCCGCCCTGGGTGATCTGCTGGGGTTCAGCACCGAGGTCGGGGCGTTCCTGGCCGGGTTCGCCCTGGCGTCCACCTCGTTCCGCGACGCCATCAGCTCGTCGTTGACGCCGCTCCGGGACTTCCTGTTGCTCTTCTTCTTCATCGAGCTGGGCAGCCAGCTCGACTTCTCGACGATCGGCAGCCAGGTGCCCGCCGCGCTGGTCCTCTCCGCGTTCGTCCTGATCGGGAACCCGGTGATCGTGCTGATCATCATGGGCGTCATGGGCTACCGGCGACGGGTCGGCTTCCTCGCCGGCCTCACCGTTGCCCAGATCAGCGAGTTCTCCCTCATCTTCGTGGCCCTCGGCCTCACCCTCGGTCACATCGGCAACGAGACCGTGGGGCTGGTGACGCTCGTCGGCCTGGTCACCATCGGGCTGTCGACCTACATGATCCTGTACTCCCATCCCCTCTACGACCGGCTGGCCCCGTACCTGCGGATCTTCGAGAGGGCCAAGCCCTCCCAGGGCGACGAGCCCGAGGGCGACGAGCCGGTGGACGTGGTCGTCTACGGCTACGGCCGCTACGGGCGCAACCTGGCCTGGCGTCTCGCCGATGGCGGCCACCGGGTGCTCGTGGTCGACTGGGACCCGCAAGCGGCGGCCGAGGTCACCGAGCACGCCGGCCTCGACGTCGTCTTCGGCGACGCCGAGGACAACACGTACCCCTCGAACCTGCCTCTCTCCACCGCCCGAGTGGTCGTGTCCACCGTGGCACGGGTCGAGTCGAACCGCATCCTGGCCAAGGCCCTGCGCCGCTGGGGCTTCGACGGCACCGTCGCCGTCACCGCCCACACGACCACCGACGCCGAGGCACTCGACCGCGACCTCCCCGAGGCCGACCTGGTGCTACGCCCCTTCCATGACGCCAGCGAGGTGGCCACCGCCGAACTCATCGCCCTCCTGCACGAACCCGGGGGGCACGCCGCACACCAGCGCGACGCCGAGGAGGCCGGCTCCGCCTGA
- a CDS encoding TrkA C-terminal domain-containing protein yields MDVHLHEHPVPGSDRSYELRLPDRACVTLVVHGADGRRELSAIAPGRDSPELTVTLSEAQAVTLGMLLSGLVVTGHDAAAPAVHDEPVQVVTLELAADSPALGRVPDELADEGRARVLAVIRDDTPELVEDDPSRALRVGDRLVVAARPEELDAVRHRLGAR; encoded by the coding sequence GTGGACGTCCACCTGCACGAACATCCCGTTCCCGGCAGCGACCGGAGCTACGAGCTGCGACTCCCCGATCGGGCCTGCGTGACACTGGTCGTGCACGGCGCCGACGGTCGTCGCGAGCTCTCCGCCATCGCCCCGGGTCGAGACAGCCCGGAGCTCACCGTGACGCTCTCGGAGGCCCAGGCGGTGACCCTGGGCATGCTGCTGAGCGGGTTGGTCGTCACCGGGCACGACGCCGCGGCGCCAGCCGTCCACGACGAACCCGTCCAGGTCGTCACCCTCGAGCTGGCTGCCGACTCCCCCGCGCTGGGCCGCGTGCCCGACGAACTCGCGGACGAAGGACGGGCGCGAGTCCTCGCCGTCATCCGCGACGACACCCCCGAGCTCGTCGAGGACGACCCCTCACGCGCACTGCGGGTCGGTGATCGCCTGGTGGTGGCGGCCCGACCCGAGGAGCTGGACGCGGTGCGCCACCGCCTCGGAGCCCGATGA
- a CDS encoding universal stress protein: protein MVAPILLCTDGSPLAIEALASGLELLGPGRELVLVTVVDEPDPSLVTGTGFAGGVMTPEELEARTAAAVAHAETVLDETSEALELDPVETRALHGDAGVAICALAEELGAGAIVIGSRGRGGIRRAVLGSVSDHVVRHAPCPVLVTGDQSD, encoded by the coding sequence ATGGTCGCTCCGATCCTGCTCTGCACCGACGGGTCCCCGTTGGCCATCGAGGCCCTCGCCTCGGGCCTGGAGCTCCTCGGCCCCGGCCGGGAGCTCGTGCTCGTGACCGTGGTCGACGAACCGGACCCCTCGCTCGTCACCGGCACCGGTTTCGCGGGTGGGGTCATGACCCCCGAGGAGCTCGAGGCCCGCACGGCCGCCGCGGTGGCCCACGCCGAGACCGTCCTCGACGAGACCTCCGAGGCGCTCGAGCTCGACCCGGTCGAGACACGGGCCCTGCACGGCGACGCCGGGGTGGCCATCTGCGCCCTCGCCGAGGAGCTCGGCGCGGGGGCCATCGTGATCGGTTCGCGGGGTCGAGGCGGCATCCGCCGGGCGGTGCTCGGCTCGGTGTCCGACCACGTCGTGCGCCACGCCCCGTGTCCCGTCCTGGTCACCGGCGACCAGTCCGACTGA
- a CDS encoding SHOCT domain-containing protein → MARTAVIAGTATAVSGGVHNRQAQKAEAQQATAAQQQQAMVDQAATQAAAQVAAQQAVPAAPAPPAGGDDPIAKLKELAELKAQGLLSDDEFAAAKAKLLGL, encoded by the coding sequence ATGGCCCGCACCGCTGTCATCGCCGGAACCGCCACCGCCGTCTCGGGCGGGGTCCACAACCGCCAGGCCCAGAAGGCCGAGGCCCAGCAGGCCACCGCCGCCCAGCAGCAACAGGCCATGGTCGACCAGGCGGCCACCCAGGCCGCCGCCCAGGTCGCCGCCCAGCAGGCCGTGCCCGCGGCACCTGCGCCGCCGGCGGGCGGCGACGATCCCATCGCCAAGCTCAAGGAGCTCGCCGAGCTCAAGGCACAGGGCCTGCTCAGCGACGACGAGTTCGCCGCCGCCAAGGCCAAGCTGCTCGGTCTCTGA
- a CDS encoding DUF6325 family protein, whose product MAVVPDPHRLAPIDVAVIGFTGDSFNGEIAPALLELAESGVVRIIDLVFVRKAADGSTTWVEVTEDEAPDAFGALADDPLDMLNDEDLSSIAEELEVGTAAMVVVWENLWLARLAGAIWDSGGFLISQDRIPHDVVVRAVTALQEQ is encoded by the coding sequence GTGGCCGTCGTCCCCGATCCGCACCGGCTCGCGCCGATCGACGTCGCCGTCATCGGCTTCACCGGCGATTCCTTCAACGGCGAGATCGCCCCGGCGCTGCTGGAACTGGCCGAGAGCGGCGTGGTTCGCATCATCGACCTGGTCTTCGTGCGCAAGGCGGCCGACGGCTCCACCACCTGGGTCGAGGTCACCGAGGACGAGGCCCCCGACGCCTTCGGAGCCCTCGCCGACGACCCGCTCGACATGTTGAACGACGAGGACCTGTCGTCCATCGCCGAGGAGCTCGAGGTCGGGACCGCCGCCATGGTGGTCGTGTGGGAGAACCTCTGGCTGGCCCGCCTGGCCGGAGCCATCTGGGACTCCGGCGGCTTCCTCATCAGCCAGGACCGCATCCCCCACGACGTCGTCGTGCGGGCCGTCACCGCCCTCCAGGAACAGTAG
- a CDS encoding saccharopine dehydrogenase family protein, translating into MAQRDRNAREFDVVLFGATGFTGGLTAERLVAQAPRGCRWALAGRDRERLGRVRDALGPDGADVGLVIADVDDRASLRAMAERTMVLATTVGPYLRYGDGVVEACAQAGTDYVDLTGEAEFVDATYLRHHATAVRTGARLVHACGFDSVPHDLGAWFTVGLLDPDRPITVHAHVRASGRFSGGTAASALGFLGRIPQGVRVARQRRGVEDPPDRPVQVRLGPWREQGDWSLPFPSLDPRIVARSAAALPRYGTSFTYSHNLVVGPLPLAAAAVLGATALTVLAQLPPVRTALEARVPAGSGPDAEQRRRGHFEVRFHGSDGRREVTTAVRGGDPGYDETSRMLAEAALCLAFDDLPHVVGQTTTAVAMGAALTDRLIARGIRFDLLDGPTPVLDTEH; encoded by the coding sequence ATGGCCCAGCGCGACCGCAACGCCCGGGAGTTCGACGTCGTGCTCTTCGGCGCCACCGGCTTCACGGGCGGTCTCACCGCCGAACGCCTCGTGGCCCAGGCGCCCCGGGGGTGCCGGTGGGCGTTGGCCGGACGCGACCGTGAGCGGCTCGGTCGGGTACGTGACGCCCTCGGTCCCGACGGTGCGGACGTGGGCCTGGTCATCGCCGACGTCGACGACCGCGCCAGCCTGCGGGCCATGGCCGAGCGCACCATGGTGCTGGCCACCACGGTCGGCCCGTACCTGCGCTACGGCGATGGGGTGGTGGAGGCCTGCGCCCAGGCCGGCACCGACTACGTGGACCTCACCGGCGAGGCCGAGTTCGTCGACGCCACCTACCTGCGCCACCACGCCACCGCCGTGCGCACCGGCGCCCGCCTCGTCCACGCCTGCGGCTTCGACTCGGTGCCCCACGACCTCGGGGCCTGGTTCACGGTCGGCCTGCTCGACCCGGACCGGCCGATCACCGTGCACGCTCACGTTCGGGCCAGCGGGAGGTTCTCCGGCGGCACCGCCGCGTCGGCGCTCGGATTCCTCGGCCGCATCCCTCAGGGGGTACGGGTTGCTCGGCAACGTCGCGGCGTCGAGGACCCACCCGACCGACCGGTCCAGGTGCGGCTCGGGCCGTGGCGGGAGCAGGGCGACTGGTCCTTGCCGTTCCCGTCGCTCGACCCCCGGATCGTCGCTCGTTCGGCGGCTGCGCTTCCCCGCTACGGCACGTCGTTCACCTACTCGCACAACCTCGTGGTGGGCCCCCTCCCCCTCGCCGCCGCCGCCGTGCTCGGCGCCACCGCGCTGACCGTTCTGGCCCAGCTCCCACCGGTGCGCACGGCCCTCGAGGCTCGGGTGCCGGCGGGCTCGGGCCCCGACGCCGAACAACGCCGGCGGGGCCACTTCGAGGTGCGCTTCCACGGTTCTGACGGCCGCCGCGAGGTGACGACTGCGGTGCGCGGAGGCGATCCCGGCTACGACGAGACCTCCCGGATGCTGGCCGAGGCCGCCCTGTGCCTGGCGTTCGACGACCTCCCCCACGTGGTCGGTCAGACGACCACGGCCGTCGCCATGGGGGCCGCCCTCACCGACCGCCTCATCGCCCGAGGCATCCGTTTCGACCTGCTCGACGGGCCCACCCCGGTGCTCGACACCGAACACTAG
- a CDS encoding NHL repeat-containing protein has product MRFRVTGHRIVTVVVVVVGLVASLLGPELAAAQPEPSEARIGGTVRLADIGLGGYEVALVAAADAEPMILATATADGAGAFELVLEGSPPPRAVLYLVASAPDPPRASLDLRLVSVLGVGTVPGTAVVNEMTTVAAAYALARFTAPGTNVVRGPDPGLPNAVGMAHNLVDPSTGEAGVVLRTAPNGDETSTLSTVNSLANMVVACGDSAAACGALRRAATSPEGLVPADTHQALVNVARDPWSSATELFVVATRGSVPRQPARVAAPEAWTVALRFAGDGRTMNGPGNVAVDHEGNLYVGNSYEYSPDPTEPVCAGEALLKFSPDGRHVPSSPFTGGGLNGPGHGVTIDPFGDVWVGNYGAAAPGCTQGDQPSHDSVSRFTLEGTAVSPPRGYTQGSVDWPQGTGADDRGSIWIANCGSDSVTLYSMGDPTRPRTLTDLGVSQPFDVAFDDEGNAFITGVGSSSVAVLDPDGRPRPGSPLTGDVFNRPMGIAADQAGNQWVANSGFVEPPCPGRAGTDGTKGSVALISAEGEPVAAFEGGGLTIPWGIAVDGDDNVWISNFAGKRISQFCGVPATDCRPGGSVGSAISPDAGYGFDGLTRSSAVAIDPSGNVWATNHWKEIPVPTNPGGYQIVAYVGLAAPVQPAVPRARPAAPAVAVVALPTFTG; this is encoded by the coding sequence GTGAGGTTCCGGGTCACCGGCCACCGGATCGTGACGGTCGTGGTGGTGGTCGTGGGGCTGGTGGCCTCGCTCCTCGGCCCCGAGCTCGCCGCCGCCCAGCCGGAACCGTCCGAGGCGCGCATCGGGGGCACCGTCCGCCTCGCCGACATCGGCCTCGGCGGCTACGAGGTGGCCCTGGTGGCCGCCGCCGATGCCGAACCGATGATCCTGGCCACGGCGACCGCCGATGGCGCAGGAGCCTTCGAGCTCGTGCTCGAGGGGAGCCCCCCGCCACGGGCGGTGCTGTACCTGGTGGCCAGCGCGCCCGACCCCCCGAGGGCATCGCTGGACCTCCGCCTCGTCAGCGTGCTCGGCGTGGGCACCGTCCCCGGCACGGCGGTGGTCAACGAGATGACCACGGTGGCGGCCGCCTACGCCCTGGCCCGCTTCACCGCGCCGGGCACCAACGTCGTCCGGGGCCCGGACCCGGGGCTCCCGAACGCCGTGGGGATGGCCCACAACCTCGTCGATCCGTCCACCGGGGAGGCCGGCGTCGTCCTGCGCACCGCCCCGAACGGCGACGAGACCTCCACCCTGTCCACCGTCAACTCGCTCGCCAACATGGTCGTCGCCTGCGGCGACTCGGCCGCGGCATGCGGTGCGCTGCGCCGGGCCGCCACCTCTCCGGAGGGGCTCGTCCCCGCCGACACCCACCAGGCCCTGGTGAACGTGGCTCGCGACCCGTGGAGCTCGGCCACCGAGCTCTTCGTGGTGGCCACGCGGGGGTCGGTGCCTCGCCAGCCCGCCCGGGTCGCGGCTCCCGAGGCCTGGACCGTCGCCCTGCGCTTCGCCGGTGACGGCCGCACGATGAACGGCCCGGGCAACGTCGCCGTCGACCACGAGGGCAACCTCTACGTCGGCAACAGCTACGAGTACTCCCCGGACCCGACCGAACCGGTGTGCGCCGGCGAGGCGCTGCTGAAGTTCTCGCCGGACGGGCGCCACGTGCCCAGCTCCCCCTTCACGGGCGGCGGTCTGAACGGACCCGGTCACGGCGTCACCATCGACCCCTTCGGTGACGTGTGGGTGGGCAACTACGGCGCTGCCGCGCCGGGTTGCACCCAGGGGGATCAGCCCTCCCACGACAGCGTGTCCCGTTTCACCCTGGAGGGCACCGCGGTGTCGCCGCCTCGTGGCTACACCCAGGGGTCGGTCGACTGGCCCCAGGGCACGGGGGCAGACGATCGAGGCTCGATCTGGATCGCCAACTGCGGGTCCGACAGCGTGACCCTCTACTCGATGGGCGATCCCACCCGGCCGCGTACCCTCACCGACCTGGGCGTGAGCCAGCCCTTCGACGTGGCCTTCGACGACGAGGGCAACGCGTTCATCACCGGTGTCGGGAGCAGCAGCGTGGCCGTGCTCGATCCCGATGGACGACCCCGGCCCGGTTCCCCGCTCACCGGCGACGTGTTCAACCGGCCGATGGGCATCGCCGCCGACCAGGCCGGCAACCAGTGGGTGGCCAACTCCGGGTTCGTGGAGCCCCCCTGCCCGGGGCGGGCCGGCACCGACGGCACCAAGGGATCCGTCGCGCTCATCAGTGCCGAGGGCGAGCCGGTGGCCGCGTTCGAGGGCGGTGGCCTGACCATCCCGTGGGGCATCGCCGTCGACGGTGACGACAACGTCTGGATCTCGAACTTCGCCGGCAAACGCATCTCCCAGTTCTGCGGGGTGCCCGCCACCGACTGCCGCCCGGGTGGGTCGGTCGGGTCGGCCATCTCCCCGGACGCCGGCTACGGCTTCGACGGGCTCACTCGATCCTCGGCAGTGGCGATCGACCCCTCCGGCAACGTGTGGGCCACGAACCACTGGAAGGAGATCCCGGTGCCCACCAACCCGGGTGGCTACCAGATCGTCGCCTACGTCGGCCTCGCCGCCCCGGTGCAACCCGCCGTGCCCCGAGCCCGACCGGCCGCCCCGGCGGTCGCCGTTGTCGCCCTGCCCACCTTCACCGGTTGA
- a CDS encoding cytochrome ubiquinol oxidase subunit I, which translates to MAARQQMAFTLGFHIVLACLGVSFPAIALIANYRGIRHGDAEAMLLARRWAKAMAVLFAVGAVTGTLLSFELGLLWPGLFEQFGDAFGLPFGYEGLFFFTEAIFIAIYIYGFDRLSPWKHFLSGIPIVLAGIGGTFSVVAANAWMNQPGGFEIGADGRLSEVNLFGVLFNDGVWHQVPHMLLAAYIVSGFGVASVYAFAMLKGRRDRYHKVGLLIPLTVAAIAMPLQMFVGDFAARQVFDNQPVKFAAMEMVPTTSTDVPEILLGRYVDGEVEGGIRIPGLASLLSGFSTDTEIQGLDTVPPEDRPPVTIVHWAFDVMVGIGTALFGLAVWFGFVWWRKRRIPNTDWFLRAVAVSGIAAVVATWAGWVVTEVGRQPWVVYGYLRTEDAVTSQGGLWYWFAGIVGIYTLLGVTAVVVLRRMARRWREEAAVGSPYGPDVHDEKTPEGAS; encoded by the coding sequence ATGGCCGCTCGCCAGCAGATGGCGTTCACCCTGGGGTTCCACATCGTGCTCGCCTGCCTCGGCGTGTCGTTCCCGGCCATCGCGCTCATCGCCAACTACCGCGGCATCCGCCACGGCGACGCCGAGGCCATGTTGCTGGCGCGCCGGTGGGCCAAGGCCATGGCGGTGCTCTTCGCCGTGGGGGCCGTCACGGGCACGCTGCTGTCGTTCGAGCTGGGCCTGCTCTGGCCCGGTCTCTTCGAGCAGTTCGGTGACGCCTTCGGTCTGCCGTTCGGCTACGAGGGCCTCTTCTTCTTCACCGAGGCCATCTTCATCGCCATCTACATCTACGGCTTCGACCGCCTCTCGCCCTGGAAGCACTTCCTGTCGGGCATCCCCATCGTGCTGGCGGGCATCGGCGGCACCTTCTCCGTGGTGGCCGCCAACGCCTGGATGAACCAGCCGGGAGGCTTCGAGATCGGCGCCGATGGTCGCCTCTCGGAGGTCAACCTCTTCGGGGTCCTCTTCAACGACGGCGTCTGGCACCAGGTACCGCACATGTTGCTGGCCGCCTACATCGTGAGCGGGTTCGGTGTGGCCTCGGTCTACGCCTTCGCGATGCTGAAGGGACGGCGCGACCGGTACCACAAGGTGGGCCTGCTCATCCCGCTCACCGTGGCGGCCATCGCCATGCCGCTGCAGATGTTCGTCGGAGACTTCGCCGCCCGCCAGGTGTTCGACAACCAGCCCGTCAAGTTCGCGGCCATGGAGATGGTGCCGACGACCTCCACCGACGTCCCCGAGATCTTGCTCGGCCGCTACGTCGACGGGGAGGTCGAAGGCGGCATCCGCATCCCCGGCCTGGCCTCGCTGCTGTCGGGGTTCAGCACCGACACCGAGATCCAGGGCCTCGACACCGTCCCGCCCGAGGACCGCCCGCCCGTCACCATCGTGCACTGGGCGTTCGACGTGATGGTGGGCATCGGCACCGCGCTCTTCGGCCTGGCGGTCTGGTTCGGGTTCGTGTGGTGGCGCAAACGTCGGATCCCGAACACCGACTGGTTCCTGCGGGCGGTGGCCGTCTCAGGTATCGCCGCCGTGGTCGCGACCTGGGCGGGGTGGGTGGTCACCGAGGTCGGCCGCCAGCCGTGGGTGGTCTACGGCTACCTGCGCACCGAGGACGCCGTCACCTCCCAGGGCGGCCTCTGGTACTGGTTCGCCGGCATCGTCGGCATCTACACGCTGCTCGGGGTCACCGCCGTCGTCGTGCTGCGACGCATGGCCCGACGCTGGCGCGAGGAGGCGGCGGTCGGCTCGCCCTACGGCCCCGACGTGCACGACGAGAAGACCCCCGAAGGGGCGTCGTGA